A single region of the Lycium barbarum isolate Lr01 chromosome 2, ASM1917538v2, whole genome shotgun sequence genome encodes:
- the LOC132627579 gene encoding uncharacterized protein LOC132627579 isoform X2: MSKEDAACVPNMQMQPEEIERKARMDAVWQQMNKGVSTKTLYSIINKPTSASNKTSSKKSSKSSSSSWMTVLGLSQKKVSEPGRSTPEKCLRTTQNDTSEEAKKFAAAALSAVKEAATAAASAGRGKVITEVRDFAGEEVEIKKYVDANSAEAPDKGKGPAAPASAVDIILEQIKKKQKLSVLDKTKKDWEGFKGENRGMEEELDAYKKSSNQYLDRVGFLERADYREFERERDARLAMQSKRKPDSMREDY; this comes from the exons ATGTCCAAAGAAGATGCTGCATGCGTTCCTAACATGCAGATGCAGCCTGAAGAAATTG AAAGGAAAGCTCGGATGGATGCTGTTTGGCAGCAAATGAATAAAGGAGTATCTACGAAGACCCTGTACTCCATAATAAACAAGCCTACTTCAGCATCAAATAAAACTTCCTCAAAAAAatcatcaaaatcatcatctTCT AGTTGGATGACAGTACTGGGATTGTCCCAAAAGAAAGTATCAGAGCCTGGAAGAAGCACACCAGAAAAGTGCCTTAGGACTACGCAAAATGATACTAGCGAAGAGGCAAAGAAGTTTGCTGCTGCTGCTCTCTCTGCAGTGAAGGAGGCTGCCACAGCTGCTGCCTCTGCAGGCCGGGGTAAAGTG ATTACTGAGGTACGAGATTTTGCTGGTGAAGAAGTTGAAATAAAGAAATATGTTGATGCCAACTCTGCAGAAGCACCTGATAAAGGCAAAGGCCCTGCAGCACCTGCTTCTGCTGTTGATATTATCCTTGAACAAATAAAAAAGAAGCAGAAACTGAGTGTACTTGATAAGACAAAGAAAGATTGGGAGGGGTTCAAGGGAGAAAATAGAGGCATGGAAGAAGAGCTAGATGCTTACAAGAAGAGTTCCAATCAGTATCTAGACAGGGTTGGTTTCTTAGAGCGTGCTGATTACCGAGAATTTGAGCGGGAGAGAGATGCTCGTCTTGCAATGCAATCAAAGAGGAAACCAGATAGTATGAGAGAAGACTACTGA
- the LOC132627578 gene encoding E3 ubiquitin-protein ligase RING1-like: MDTRKLLQFTNQSVDCLYFCDSPCPVGCYPNADLDYFHPLPPPPPPPPQLSSKHHQNISPYIIISVALFASLFLLVSYYLIIVKNCLNWNRRRTPPPQSSDEEFFDENRAPVFDHPIWYINTVGLQPSVIDKITIFKFKTGNGMIEGTNCSVCLNEFQDDESLRLLPNCKHAFHIHCIDTWLRSHTNCPLCRSGIVNSLNAPAVVSIEPNLGTILSANEGSLLENDEQREVSSNNEVTNRKFRGNQEEFLQIESMGTSRDGEVQPTRRSVSVDSSISSSIGLDHMSMLSRMSEGENSSSRITSTTGGASTLHKEEPVLMKRSFSYGGRSYFSRHHRSRSSVLPL, translated from the coding sequence ATGGACACTAGAAAGTTACTTCAATTTACAAACCAATCTGTAGATTGTCTGTATTTTTGTGATTCACCATGTCCTGTTGGCTGTTATCCAAATGCAGACTTAGATTATTTCCACCCTCTACCACCACCTCCACCGCCGCCGCCACAATTAAGTAGCAagcatcatcagaacatatcaccTTATATTATCATCTCTGTTGCCTTATTTGCTAGCTTGTTCCTTCTTGTTAGCTACTATTTGATCATTGTCAAGAATTGCTTAAATTGGAACAGGAGAAGAACCCCACCACCACAAAGCTCTGATGAAGAATTTTTCGACGAAAATCGAGCTCCAGTATTTGATCATCCAATTTGGTACATCAACACTGTTGGTCTTCAGCCATCTGTTATTGATAAGATTACTATTTTCAAGTTCAAAACAGGGAATGGTATGATTGAAGGAACAAATTGCTCTGTTTGCTTGAATGAATTTCAAGATGATGAGTCTCTTAGATTACTCCCGAATTGTAAACATGCTTTTCATATCCATTGTATAGACACGTGGCTTAGATCACACACCAATTGCCCCTTGTGTCGTTCTGGCATTGTAAACAGTTTAAATGCACCTGCAGTGGTTTCAATCGAACCGAATTTAGGTACTATTTTGAGTGCCAATGAAGGAAGTCTGCTAGAAAATGATGAACAGAGAGAAGTGAGTAGTAACAATGAGGTAACGAATCGCAAGTTTCGCGGTAATCAAGAAGAGTTTTTGCAGATTGAGAGCATGGGAACTTCAAGAGATGGGGAAGTACAACCAACGAGGAGGTCAGTTTCAGTGGATTCTTCAATTAGTTCAAGCATAGGGCTTGATCATATGTCTATGTTGTCAAGAATGAGTGAAGGGGAAAATTCAAGTTCAAGGATAACGAGCACCACCGGCGGAGCTTCAACTCTGCATAAAGAAGAACCTGTTTTGATGAAGAGATCATTTTCTTATGGTGGCAGGTCCTACTTCTCAAGACACCATCGTAGTCGAAGTTCAGTGCTTCCATTGTGA
- the LOC132627577 gene encoding uncharacterized protein LOC132627577, giving the protein MTKSITILQSSTGMNNACRSLCRSNSLSLYSTSFGLKVLKEQNLKCFGGQHDSLSLPRKGLLTGHIIKRKFVVCNNGQPGVPLPSPPSSNPFNGWVIGILLSAILPFFRYKWGSLLLLKNKVENIIQTAEEVVENVEELAEKADKLAENMGNDLPAGQLKNALKAVEIFSDEAAKVARATDDFIDKMQDDYEERKADGLAKEQLKDAVQNLSEKTAKVAHAAEDLKDNV; this is encoded by the exons ATGACAAAATCCATTACTATTTTGCAAAGTTCTACAGGTATGAACAATGCCTGCAGGTCCCTTTGTAGGTCTAATAGTCTCTCTTTATACAGTACTAGTTTTGGCTTGAAAGTCTTGAAAGAACAGAATCTCAAATGCTTTGGAGGTCAACACGATAGCTTGTCACTTCCAAGAAAAGGACTTTTAACTGGTCACATAATTAAGAG GAAGTTTGTGGTTTGCAACAATGGTCAACCAGGAGTTCCCTTGCCTTCTCCACCATCTTCAAATCCCTT CAATGGTTGGGTTATTGGAATCCTGTTATCAGCAATTTTACCATTCTTCCGCTACAAATGGGGTTCGTTATTGCTTCTCAAAA ATAAAGTGGAAAATATAATACAAACAGCAGAAGAGGTAGTAGAAAATGTGGAGGAGTTGGCTGAGAAAGCAGACAAGCTGGCTGAAAACATGGGGAATGATTTGCCAGCAGGCCAACTCAAAAATGCTCTCAAAGCTGTCGAAATTTTTTCAGACGAAGCAGCGAAGGTAGCTCGTGCAACTGATGATTTCATCGATAAg ATGCAGGACGACTACGAGGAGCGTAAAGCGGATGGTTTAGCAAAAGAGCAACTCAAAGATGCTGTTCAAAATTTATCAGAGAAAACAGCCAAGGTTGCTCATGCAGCTGAAGATTTGAAAGATAACGTTTGA
- the LOC132627579 gene encoding uncharacterized protein LOC132627579 isoform X1, whose amino-acid sequence MAELTAEAQLVQNNLESVNGFQTMSKEDAACVPNMQMQPEEIERKARMDAVWQQMNKGVSTKTLYSIINKPTSASNKTSSKKSSKSSSSSWMTVLGLSQKKVSEPGRSTPEKCLRTTQNDTSEEAKKFAAAALSAVKEAATAAASAGRGKVITEVRDFAGEEVEIKKYVDANSAEAPDKGKGPAAPASAVDIILEQIKKKQKLSVLDKTKKDWEGFKGENRGMEEELDAYKKSSNQYLDRVGFLERADYREFERERDARLAMQSKRKPDSMREDY is encoded by the exons ATGGCTGAATTGACTGCTGAAGCCCAGCTTGTTCAAA ATAATTTAGAGAGTGTCAATGGGTTCCAAACCATGTCCAAAGAAGATGCTGCATGCGTTCCTAACATGCAGATGCAGCCTGAAGAAATTG AAAGGAAAGCTCGGATGGATGCTGTTTGGCAGCAAATGAATAAAGGAGTATCTACGAAGACCCTGTACTCCATAATAAACAAGCCTACTTCAGCATCAAATAAAACTTCCTCAAAAAAatcatcaaaatcatcatctTCT AGTTGGATGACAGTACTGGGATTGTCCCAAAAGAAAGTATCAGAGCCTGGAAGAAGCACACCAGAAAAGTGCCTTAGGACTACGCAAAATGATACTAGCGAAGAGGCAAAGAAGTTTGCTGCTGCTGCTCTCTCTGCAGTGAAGGAGGCTGCCACAGCTGCTGCCTCTGCAGGCCGGGGTAAAGTG ATTACTGAGGTACGAGATTTTGCTGGTGAAGAAGTTGAAATAAAGAAATATGTTGATGCCAACTCTGCAGAAGCACCTGATAAAGGCAAAGGCCCTGCAGCACCTGCTTCTGCTGTTGATATTATCCTTGAACAAATAAAAAAGAAGCAGAAACTGAGTGTACTTGATAAGACAAAGAAAGATTGGGAGGGGTTCAAGGGAGAAAATAGAGGCATGGAAGAAGAGCTAGATGCTTACAAGAAGAGTTCCAATCAGTATCTAGACAGGGTTGGTTTCTTAGAGCGTGCTGATTACCGAGAATTTGAGCGGGAGAGAGATGCTCGTCTTGCAATGCAATCAAAGAGGAAACCAGATAGTATGAGAGAAGACTACTGA